GGCGAATCAGCTCAATCAAATGCTGTTGCTGCAAAATCCAGATTTACTAGCATTATCTTAATTATTAATATTACAATAAATACTACAACAGTTGCTTTCCACTTTCATTACTCCCTTTAAAAATATGACAGAAAGTCAATAACAAGATTTGATTCATGCAATGGGTCAGaaatagtttatttattttaaagttaATAAATGATAAAAACACATTTGACAAAAATGGGGCACACAGGTAAACATGCACATCCAACAATTGCTTGTGCTGAATTGCTGATCAATGAATTTCAGTAATGCCTGATATTCAGTCTTGAAACTCAAACATTTCCATAGTAGATACCAAAAGTACGTATATTCAGCAAGTCAGTAATAGAGCATAGAGTAATAGAGCATTTAACCCCTAATCATTCATGACCATCAATCTCCTTGGCACTGATTAGGAATTTTCTTATATATGGAGTCTCATTCTGATAATTTTTAATTAGTCGACCTCCTACATTTTCCTCTCTGAATATCTGTTGTAACTTTCCATATTTATCAGTACATGATTTGACATTGAAATAAACTATTATTATGCTTTAAACTTTAATTTCCCCAACACTTATAACTCCTTTATTCAGGAGATAACTAATTGTTTATTGAGTTCATTCAAGTCAAGTGCCATGTTTTAGCTCAGTTTGCTCTCATTTCTCATGCAATCAATGACCTTATAAGTAAAACTAATTATGAACTGAAGTCTAGGCAGGTGCTTAGTTAGCAGAGAATACTGTGGAATACCCTGacttccttggctgtgtaagtctagggaagaacTCATGAGTTTGAGACTGTgcgtcccaccccaaaccccggtttgtgtggatgctgtgtaatttgctaccctgatacaaattagtgccatgaaataacggacagtacactgcataccattaaaggaattatatttttgTATcttaagggttagtaaagaacaacaaaaagggcccattctaattaaagtcaaatgtgcacaagttggagctcatcttgaacttctctgtcactcacgcgctgggccctcggtcaacgtgaaaacacacaccaccttctgaacaaacaggtctcccaccaGATCATATGCCACGAGTGGTTccccccagcatcttctctctccatctcccaccgaacaaaagcccaagaccaaccttattgtccctcaccaagaaaacatcctaattggatggcacacattccacatcatcccttatcttcaacaataacccaaacaagctgaaagcagaacaactgctcttacagagctgctaaataaaatacctacagcataacagtaaagatgtgaaccagggcattacaactGCTACAGGACAATCCCAGAACTGACAATGCAATATTTTTTGAAAGGACAGATAATTTTCTGTATGTGAATTATCAGACATTATTGCAATCTAGTGCTACATTACAATAAAAAAGGGAACCTACATTTACCAACACTATCATTAGCTCACACAGAACTTTCCACTGCCCAAATGCCTTTCCTACTTTTTGACCAGTTACAGTATAAAAATTGCTTCTTGTTCATTCAGCAGACAAGCCAAAAAAGAAATGCCTAACTTTATTGCTGCTTTACCCTTCTCGTTAATGGGCATGTGTCAGATTCAAGATGCAAAAAGGCCTATTACTGTTCAGATTAAACTATAATCTTACCAGCCTAATCCTCATCTTTACACTTTACTCAATGAGATCAAGTAACATTATTTTAAAATGCATAAAATAAATTGTAGATGCATGTTTCAAACGATAGTTCAAACGCCAATTATAATTTTCACGCAAAATATGCCGAGTTTTTCACATTGCCTTTTATTTACAAAATTAGCAAGTACATTTTGTAAACTTGGATGACTTCCTTACCTGCAAGTGGAAATAGAGATAACGATTTGTGTCCAGCAGCTCAGGATGGAGACTGTTGATTAATGCAATGGCCTCTTGAATCTGTCCATTCAGTATCACCTCACGAATTTTAATACGTTCATCAAGAGTGTCCAAGTCAACACTAGGCTCTATTCCAGATTCCACTCTAAATTTTTCAGCTGCTTCCTTAAATCCTTCTAAAACAAAAGTATGCATAAACAAAAGAAAGTTGTATTAAGTTTCATATGACCTTTTGTCACAGATGTCAATATCTTTAATGGAGCATAAACAGAAGCAGCTTTTGCTCCAATTATAATTTTAAGTTATGCTACAATCATTATGATTACTTCCACATTTTATGGCATCTGTTGGTATCAAAACTATGCAGTACACATCTTGTACTAGGTACTGGTATGCAGAGGAAGTGTGCTTGTTTGAAACTCATCTAGCTCTATTTCCTGGCTGCTGTTTTttttaaggttaaaaaaaaagcatttgcACTCCTACTTGgaacaattccaattccaacaattccaattccaatttgtATCATGTTTTATTTTTTGCTTGAAGTATCGTTCATTTTTATGTTTAAAAAATCCCCTTCAACATAAAAATTGTAGCTGCTCCAAATTACTGCCTAATCACTATATTCAGAAAATTAATATCCTCTTTAGATGAGCTATTTTTTGATAAAGTAACAGAGCATGCTTTTTCAAAACCACATGCAAACATTAAATGTTCTTACCAGTAACTAAATAATTCATGATGAGCCGATTCATGTCAGCTCTTTGTATATGTAAATTATTGAGCTTTTCCATCCATTCATCTTTAGTAATTTCATCAGGCTTTTCTGTATAACTCATTCTGAAACACACAGGGAACATAATGAATCAATAAAGAATGTCAAATTGAAATAAATACCCAAGTGGAAAATAGAGGTGATACACTTTCATTATAGACAATATTTatttttgagtttaaaaaaaaagtgaaatttgAGAGTATTtatagtttagcaacactataaggaaaaaaaattatgtttATATTAAGTTAGAATAGGTCATTcacaaaaaataaaacaaaatgcaaaatataaATTTAAGTTCAGTAAATAAATTGTCTTTGCTTTATGTTGATTTAATGAGTAAGGCTATCAAAGGTattgaggagaaggcaagagaaaagCATGGGATGACAGAGCAGATaccaagggccaaatggcctaattctgctcccatattttATAGTCTTATGTATGGGATAATCTGTCTGGATTGCACACAAAGCTTTTTAAGGTATCCTGGTATATGTAACAATGATAAGACCAATACAAATCAGTAGATCCAAAAGATTTACTTCATATGCTCAAGCTTTGAAAAGTTAATTTAGTATAAAAAGTCTACAAAATAATTCCTCTTCATGCATGCACACTaattcgtacggccagatttaggaacagcttctttccaactgcgataaggctgctgaatggatcctgacccggatctgggctgtatccTCCAAATAACTggtcctgcctctcagttttttgcactactttactttcccttttctattttctatttatgatttataatttaaatttttactatttactatcgatttgtactccaggaagcgcgaagtgcagaatcaaatatcactgtgatgattgtatgctctagtatcaattgtttggtgacaataaagtaattcCTACAATACATGTGAAAATTATATCAAACTATATACATAGAAGTAATGTTTATTAGCGCAAATAAATTGTCTGTTCGCCAAGACAAATATCAGGTAGAAAATGTCCAGCTGTTTGATACCCAGTTGTCTCCTTCAACTGTGTTCAATCACTTACAATCCATTGACAGCACACTACTGAGGATCCTGGCAGGAAGAGCTACCATACTGTGGCCTATGGTATATAGTGAAGAGAACCAAAGATGAAAATTCCATTAGAATTCACTAAGCCAATCTGTCATGGGTGCACCTTTTATAACATGAATGGTGTGCAATCCTTTTGAAGACTAAGGCCCCCATTTGCACTACGGACACACTTCATCATGTTAAGTGACACAATCAAAATTAAATAGATATCTAATATATCATGGATGGCTAAAAACTCCAGCTCAAGCCAGGACACCAGAACTGATTCAATATGGATTGCAATAAAGCAGAGTCGCAAAGTATTCCAGAAATGAAACGTACGCAATATGCcaattcccccaccccccatagccTTTTCCAACCTGCACTTCCAGACCAGAACAACAGATTCATGGAAATAGCAACAGTTGCATTGCAAGTTCATTTCCAATGTCACGCATCATCTTAACTTGGTAAAACTACTGCATTGTTGCTTCAAAATCAGAGCAGTCTcaactaaggctacgtccacactagaccggataaatctgtaaccgaagcttttactcttcattttgaccttccatccacactgaaatggtgtttgttttcctcccccaaaaacggagctttactaaaacactctccagaatgtttaaatctgaaaacaccggTTGGCCGTTGTAGTGTATACTGAGTAACcagctaatttttaaaaagttgttatgacgtgccggaacaaatggtgatggcagcgcggcatttcattgttttgttgaacacaacctccaacactacaacaacaatatctgacaatagatgtgtattggactgttttccttggagtttagaagaatgaggggagacctcatagaaacatttcgaatgttaaaaggcatggacagagtggatgtggcaaagttgtttcccatgatgggggagtctagcacgagagggcatgacttcaggatttgaagggcgcccattcagaacagaattgcgaagaaatttttttagtcagagggtggtgaatctatggaatttgttgccacgggcagcagtggaggccaagtcattgggtgtatttaaggcagagattgataggtatctgagtagccagggtatcaaaggttatggtgagaaggcgggggagtgggactaaataggagaatggatcagctcatgataaaatggcagagcagactcgatgggccaaatggccgacttctgctcctttgtcttatggtcttatgtaacattctaatgtaacattgtatagaaatacaagataatactgatgcagacatgttttatacatttaacaaggtgctttattaatgtattgcttatgcaaacattcaatagatgcaattgtcacttttgcccagtaactcattttattgcacatgttaaatacagcaaaataatacaaagACATAGCAAAAGTAAagacaaacaaatgaggtaacagcaaatttcacttttgtccagtaacaagccttattgcatttagttctaGCTGTCGTCTCTTCAtcgctgtaggaa
The sequence above is drawn from the Mobula hypostoma chromosome 2, sMobHyp1.1, whole genome shotgun sequence genome and encodes:
- the LOC134342789 gene encoding glucose-induced degradation protein 8 homolog isoform X2, yielding MSYTEKPDEITKDEWMEKLNNLHIQRADMNRLIMNYLVTEGFKEAAEKFRVESGIEPSVDLDTLDERIKIREVILNGQIQEAIALINSLHPELLDTNRYLYFHLQQQHLIELIRQRETEAALEFAQTQLAEQGEESRECLTEMERTLALLAFDNPEESPFGDLLNMMQRQKVWSEVNQAVLDYENRESTPKLAKLLKLLLWAQNELDHKKVKYPKMTDLSKGTIEEPK